Genomic DNA from Nitratidesulfovibrio vulgaris str. Hildenborough:
AGCGTCTTCACCGCATCGGCGGGCTGTCCGTTCTCGGCAAGAAGTCGAGCGAGAGGAAAGAACACCTTGGAGCTGGGCTCAAGCTCAAGGACCTCCTGATACCACTCAATTTTTGCCTTCATCGGATCCGACTCCTGACCGTGCTTCCGGAGCATCAGGGAAGAGGTAGACAATTTCGTTGTCGCGCACGAAGTTCAGACGCTTTCGAATCATCTTTTCAACATACCGGTCGTCGGACTGCAACAGCCGTATTTCTCGACTGAGAGACAGATTGACGGCATCTGCCTTTTTCACGGCATCCTCAAGGGCAAGATGCTGCGCCTTGAGTTCCCTGTATGCAACGATCCCCTGCTCGCTGAACAGCAACCGGCCAAGAAGTATCGCGTTCAAGCCCAGCGCCAGCCCGAGGAACAAAAGCCGTGGGAAGACCTTCACTGCAACAGCCTGCCTCGTCCGGTTCGCTGCTGCATTGTCGCCATGGACCCACGGAGTTCTTCGAGAAAATGTGTCGTTGCACGCTCGATGCGCCGCACGTCATCCTCGGCCAACAGCATATCCTCAAGGCGCTCCATGAATGCCTTGAGCATCGTGAACTCGCGCATGAGGCTGCGGCTGGCGTCGTAGCGCCCGATGTCGGGCTCAAGGTCGAGAATGGTCTGCAGGCAATTCTTGAGCCTGCTGTGCAGTTCGCCGTCATTCCGCATAAAATCTTCCGTGCACGGAGGAGGACCACCTAGCCTGCTGCCGCGTCCTTGTCGAGCCAGTTCCTGTAGAAACCATTAAGGTAGTTGAACCCTGAAAATACAGTCAAAACCAAAGCCATGTAAAGCACAAACTGGCCCAGGGGTTGAGGGTCGAAGCCGAACCACGGGTAGTGCAGCATGAGGGGGACGAGCGCCACCATCTGAAGCACCGTCTTGATCTTTCCGTACTTGTCTGCTGCGATGACGATACCCTCGTCTGCCGCCATGGCGCGCAATCCGGTGACCATCAGTTCACGGCAGATGATGATGATGGAGACCCACGCAGGTATCCAGTTCAACTCCACCAGCATGACGAGAATCGAGCAGATGAGAAGCTTGTCTGCCAGCGGGTCGAGAAACTTCCCGAAGCTCGTCACCATGTTCTCCTTGCGGGCTATATGCCCGTCGAGGAGGTCAGTGAGCGAGGCGATGATGAAGAACACCACGGCCAGAAGACAGGTGATACGTCCCGGAAAATACAGAAGGACGATGATGAGCGGGACAAGAAGCACCCGGGCCATCGTGATGCGATTGGCTAGATTGAACATCGGACACCTGTCATGGCTGGTCGGTCATAAGGATGTGCTACCGGTACCACACTTCGCCGGACGAGCAAAGCCGCAAAAGGACGCGGCGGCGCCCGCAAGGGACACCGCCGCACTGGAATCAGGCATGGCTGCTGGAAATAGCCTCGAGGCTGTTGCCGACAGCAGCGGCGATATTGTCGGCAAGGGCAAGAAAGCCCTGCTTCGCGTGCGAGTCACCCTCCAGTAGAACAACCGGAACCCCCGTATCGGCAGCAACCACGGTCGCCGGGTCAAGCGGAATGGCTCCAAGGAACGGCAACGCGTACTTCTCTGCCAGTTCGCGCCCTCCCCCCTTCTTGAAGAGGTTGATCTCCTTGCCACAGTGGGGGCAGCACAGTCCGCTCATGTTCTCCACCACGCCCAGCACGTTGGCCTGCGCGTACTGGAGAAAGTTGATGGCCTTGCGGACGTCGGCCAGCGAAATCTCTTGCGGGGTCGTCACGACGACGCAAAGTGCATCGGGAATGGTCTTGAGCACGGTCATATGCTCGTCGCCGGTGCCGGGAGGGGAGTCGATGAGCAGGAAATCAAGATCCCCCCAGTTGACGTCGGCGACGAACTGCCTGATGGCAGCCGTCTTCTTGGGGCCACGCCACAGCACGGCGGTGTCACGATCACGGAGCAACGAGTCCATGGAGACGACATACAGGTTCTCGTTGCACTTCGCAGGGTTGATGAGCCCGCCCCGCTCATCGGCCTCCAGCGTGGCATGAAGGCCGAGAAGGTTGGGCACGCTCGGGCCGTGGATGTCGACATCAAGGATGCCCACCTTGAAACCGCGAGCGGCAAGAGCCGCGGCAGTGTTCACGGTGACGGAGCTCTTGCCCACGCCACCCTTGCCGCTCATGATGAAAAGCTTGTATTTGATCCTTCCGAGCGTCGAGGAGATGAGCTGGTCCTGAATGGCGGTTGCGGCGTCCACGCCGCCCTCGCCGCCCTTGCGACCGGAAGAACACGAACTACAGGATGACATGCGAAACTCCTTGAAGGGATTGGCGCGTTGCCCGTAAAAACGCACCGGGCGTGCCTGCGCGTAAGGTAATGAAAAACACGGCAGCGTCAAGCCAGAGCATGCCAGGGCAGGTCTCGAGACCAAGATGTTCCCGCGAAGCCACCCCATGTACGCCGTGCGCTCTCACCCCGCAAGGTGCCGGACGAGAAGAAACACCGCCACGAAGAGCAGCACCCCGGTGACGAGTAGCCCCCGACGCCCCTCGAGCAGGGTCAGCATCCGGTCGCCATAGTACCGGATGGGCAAGGCAACGAGATAGAAACGGAGCCCCCGATTGACCACGGATGCGAGGAGGAACGAGGGCACGTCCATATGCAGGGCCCCCGCGGTGAGCGCGAAAACCTTGTACGGGGCCGGCGTGAACCCCGCAAGCGCAACGGCCCATCCCCCCCACTCCTCGAACCACCGTCTCATGAGCGAGAACTCGTTCTCCACCCCGTACAGGTGAATCAGCGGCGACCCGAGGGTATCCATGAAATAGCGCCCCACCACGAATCCAAGCAGACCGCCTGCAACGGCACTCACGAGGCAGATGTGGGCAAGACGCATGGCACGCCCCCTGTTCGCAAGGGCCATCGGCACCAGAAGGACCGTGGGGGTGACCGGAAAAAGCGAAGAGTTCGCGAAGGATATGAGCGCGAGGCATGGCAGGGCCCAACGTGTCTCCGAGACACGCGCCACCCAGTCCAGTACGCGCCGCTGAAGTCCGGAAGACATCGACTACCAGCCGTGACAGCCGACAAGGTCGACGAAACTCACCCCACCGCGATTGGAACGGAAGAGCTTTCCGTCACGTTTGCGCACGACGACAAGCTCCTGCGAACGTCGCGACACGCCGACAGGGAGCACCATCACGCCGGGGTCTGCCAGTTGTTCGACCAGAGGGACGGGGATTTCGGGGCCTCCCGCGGTGACGATGATGCGGTCGAAAGGTGCAGATTCGGGCCATCCGAGCGTTCCGTCATCAAGCCTGCACCGGATGCGCGTGTAACGCAGGGCACGCAGCAGGTCGCGGGTTGTCTGGTAGATTTCACGGATGCGTTCGACCGTATAGACATCAAGGCCCATCTCTGCGAGCACCGCAGCCTGGTAGCCTGAGCCCGTGCCTATCTCCAGCACACGCATCCCCGGCTTGGCTTCGAGCAACTGCGACATGAACGCCACGATGAACGGTTGGGAGATGGTCTGTCCGTTGCCGATGGGGAGCGGATGATCTTCATATGCCTGAGCCCGAAGGGCCTCTTGCACGAAAAGATGTCTCGGAACGCACCCCATGGCAGCCAGCACGGCCTCGTCGGAAATGCCACGAGGCATGAGCTGCTGCCGCACCATGCGCTCTCGGTTGCGACGCATGTCCGGTAGGGGCTTCGGATTGCCGCTCATCAGGATGATCTCTCGGAAACAGATAATTAAAAGCAAGTAAGCCACGCTGCGAGTCGTGACGCTCTTGGAGAACAGATTTCAACGCCGAAGTCAACGCCACGCGGGGCTGGCAGGACCAGATGCGTCCACTCGACCACCCTTGACATATGATTCAGGTATGCCACACT
This window encodes:
- a CDS encoding FtsB family cell division protein, with protein sequence MKVFPRLLFLGLALGLNAILLGRLLFSEQGIVAYRELKAQHLALEDAVKKADAVNLSLSREIRLLQSDDRYVEKMIRKRLNFVRDNEIVYLFPDAPEARSGVGSDEGKN
- the pgsA gene encoding CDP-diacylglycerol--glycerol-3-phosphate 3-phosphatidyltransferase, encoding MFNLANRITMARVLLVPLIIVLLYFPGRITCLLAVVFFIIASLTDLLDGHIARKENMVTSFGKFLDPLADKLLICSILVMLVELNWIPAWVSIIIICRELMVTGLRAMAADEGIVIAADKYGKIKTVLQMVALVPLMLHYPWFGFDPQPLGQFVLYMALVLTVFSGFNYLNGFYRNWLDKDAAAG
- a CDS encoding Mrp/NBP35 family ATP-binding protein; translated protein: MSSCSSCSSGRKGGEGGVDAATAIQDQLISSTLGRIKYKLFIMSGKGGVGKSSVTVNTAAALAARGFKVGILDVDIHGPSVPNLLGLHATLEADERGGLINPAKCNENLYVVSMDSLLRDRDTAVLWRGPKKTAAIRQFVADVNWGDLDFLLIDSPPGTGDEHMTVLKTIPDALCVVVTTPQEISLADVRKAINFLQYAQANVLGVVENMSGLCCPHCGKEINLFKKGGGRELAEKYALPFLGAIPLDPATVVAADTGVPVVLLEGDSHAKQGFLALADNIAAAVGNSLEAISSSHA
- a CDS encoding YqaA family protein encodes the protein MSSGLQRRVLDWVARVSETRWALPCLALISFANSSLFPVTPTVLLVPMALANRGRAMRLAHICLVSAVAGGLLGFVVGRYFMDTLGSPLIHLYGVENEFSLMRRWFEEWGGWAVALAGFTPAPYKVFALTAGALHMDVPSFLLASVVNRGLRFYLVALPIRYYGDRMLTLLEGRRGLLVTGVLLFVAVFLLVRHLAG
- a CDS encoding protein-L-isoaspartate(D-aspartate) O-methyltransferase, which codes for MSGNPKPLPDMRRNRERMVRQQLMPRGISDEAVLAAMGCVPRHLFVQEALRAQAYEDHPLPIGNGQTISQPFIVAFMSQLLEAKPGMRVLEIGTGSGYQAAVLAEMGLDVYTVERIREIYQTTRDLLRALRYTRIRCRLDDGTLGWPESAPFDRIIVTAGGPEIPVPLVEQLADPGVMVLPVGVSRRSQELVVVRKRDGKLFRSNRGGVSFVDLVGCHGW